In Chitinophaga oryzae, the sequence GTCAAACATACGCAGTCCGGCATAAACCAGCGTATTCACATACAATCCGTATCCCAACACCCATTGCTCATCGCGCCAGTCGCTCGTAGGCAGCTGCGCTACCAGCAGCCGGTCGGAAGGACTCTGGTAATACAACCAGGTCAGCGCTTTCTCCGCGGCCTCCTGCAGAAAGTCTGTATTCCCTGTGAGTTGCCGGTAGATACTGATGCCCACCAGGAACAACGGCGTCGTGTCGCTGGCGCCCAGGTTTTCCGGGTCATGTGCCAGCGAAGGCACATGGCCGTGTTCCGTCTGGTTCTTCGCCAGCACTTCCAGCACCCTGCGCATGCTGACGATCAGTTGTTCGTCGCCGGAAACGGCGATACCAAAAAAAGTAAAGACCATATCACGGGTGTAGGGTTCCGAATATGCCCAGCCGGCGGTGCGCGGCAAGCCCGTACAAGGGCCGCGGCGGTTATGACGCAGCACTTCCAGCGCCGCTATCCTGGCCTGTTCCACTTCTGCTGTATTGGTGTACGTTTTCATACGATACCCAGTTTTTCCTGTATAATCTCCAAAAACCGACGGGCCACCACCCGGTAGTCAAAGCGCTGTTTCACGCGGGCCCTTCCCGCGGCGCCCATCTGTATCCGCAGGTCCCTGTTGAGCAGCAACTCGCTGAGATGCGCAGCGATATCTGCCGCATCGGCCCGGTAGTCGACGGTACGGGGCCTGTCGAATACCACGGTACGCCTGCCTTCATAGCCGGACTCCGTGCCTACCACCACCTCATGTAATACCACCTCCCGGGCAACTCCGGCCAGCAGGGCCGTTTCTCCGTGCACCAGCGTATCCAGCATACCCATAGCGCGCATACTGACGACAGGTTTACCACAGGCGCCCGCTTCCACCTGCGTCATACCGAAGCCCTCCAGCCGGGAAGGTGCGGCGTAGATATCGCAAGCCCCTATCAGGTACGGCATGAAGTTGCGCGAAATTTTATATTGCGTATAGATCACCTGCCGGTCAATTCCCAGTTCACGCGCCAGCTGTATGTCCGCTTCGTTCTGATTGTCTGTCCGCTCCTGCGGCCATACCTTGCAGACATATTTCCACGGCGGCATCCTGCCGTTGAGCTGTGCCAGCGCATGCATTACCTCCTGTGCGCCCTTTGAAGCCGCATCGCCGCCAATGGTGAGGATCATCAGCTCGTGCTCCCCGATGCCCAGCGCTTCTCTTACAGCGGCCACTTTAGGATCGGTGGCCGGAAAAGGATGGAACGCGTCCGTATCACATCCTACCGGCAGCACTTCAATATGTCTGCCGCTGATGCCATCGCGGACATACATTTCTTTTACCCAGTTGGAGGTGACCAGCAGCAGCGGCAGGGCGTTGAGCACGTCCTGGTAGTTGGCGATGTAACCATCGGCTACCAGCCAGGGCACTGCCGTACAACCGAAACGCTGCGGATGCAGCACCAGGTGAGGAACATATCCCCAATACCCAACGCCCGTGACCACATCGGGCCTGAACCAACGGTAATACCATTCTTTTTCCTGGTTGGATTCATAATGTACTGCCTGCACATCGACGCCGAGTTCTTTCAGGCCCCGGTACAGCAGGTCTCCCTGGGTGGCCAGGCCGCCAGGGCCCGCCGGATAGTCATATAACACGAGTACTTTCATGGCAGGATACGGTTTCTGTTCAGCCATTGTGCCGCCTCCGCTACCGTGCTGAACGTCCGGAATGCTTCCGCAGAGGGGGTAATCTTCGCTTCCCAGCTATCCT encodes:
- a CDS encoding glycosyltransferase family 4 protein; this encodes MKVLVLYDYPAGPGGLATQGDLLYRGLKELGVDVQAVHYESNQEKEWYYRWFRPDVVTGVGYWGYVPHLVLHPQRFGCTAVPWLVADGYIANYQDVLNALPLLLVTSNWVKEMYVRDGISGRHIEVLPVGCDTDAFHPFPATDPKVAAVREALGIGEHELMILTIGGDAASKGAQEVMHALAQLNGRMPPWKYVCKVWPQERTDNQNEADIQLARELGIDRQVIYTQYKISRNFMPYLIGACDIYAAPSRLEGFGMTQVEAGACGKPVVSMRAMGMLDTLVHGETALLAGVAREVVLHEVVVGTESGYEGRRTVVFDRPRTVDYRADAADIAAHLSELLLNRDLRIQMGAAGRARVKQRFDYRVVARRFLEIIQEKLGIV